From Microbacterium sp. LWH11-1.2, one genomic window encodes:
- a CDS encoding glycine cleavage system aminomethyltransferase GcvT, whose translation MSDPRYTPLRERHEALGASFTDFGGWQMPVRYTSDLAEHHAVRRSAGLFDISHMAEFLVTGESAAEFLDYALAGRLSSMAVGKAKYSLILSESGGIVDDVIVYRLADDRYLVIANAGNRGYVDAAFASRVRSFPSLIEREGPPRAEGEERSFAGFLGDRGVDVEDVSDSFALLAVQGPAAEAIVAATEGITEVGTPWAEQRYYAWADARFHGEPLLLARTGYTGEDGFELLVPSTLAPALWDALLAAGEPHGLVPAGLAARDTLRLEAGMPLYGHELSLETRPAQAGLGRVVVADKESFIGKDAVDAAPEAPVLVGLAAEGKRAGRAGYAVVDADGTVLGEITSGALSPTLGHPIAMAYVDPSSAEEGTAVFLDVRGTKIPATVTALPFYRRTK comes from the coding sequence ATGTCCGACCCCCGCTACACCCCGCTCCGCGAGCGCCATGAGGCGCTCGGGGCGTCGTTCACCGACTTCGGCGGCTGGCAGATGCCGGTGCGCTACACCTCCGACCTCGCGGAGCACCACGCCGTCCGCCGGTCGGCCGGTCTCTTCGACATCTCGCACATGGCGGAGTTCCTCGTCACGGGTGAGAGCGCCGCGGAGTTCCTCGACTACGCGCTCGCGGGTCGCCTGTCCTCGATGGCCGTGGGCAAGGCGAAGTACTCGCTGATCCTGTCGGAGTCCGGAGGGATCGTCGACGACGTGATCGTCTACCGGCTCGCCGACGATCGCTATCTGGTGATCGCGAACGCCGGCAACCGCGGCTACGTCGACGCGGCCTTCGCCTCGCGCGTGCGGTCGTTCCCGTCCCTCATCGAACGCGAGGGGCCTCCCCGGGCGGAAGGGGAGGAGCGCAGCTTCGCCGGGTTCCTCGGCGACCGAGGGGTCGACGTCGAGGACGTCTCGGACTCCTTCGCCCTCCTCGCCGTCCAGGGCCCCGCGGCCGAGGCCATCGTCGCGGCGACCGAGGGCATCACCGAGGTCGGTACGCCCTGGGCCGAGCAGAGGTACTACGCCTGGGCCGACGCCCGCTTCCACGGTGAGCCCCTGCTCCTCGCCCGGACCGGATACACCGGCGAGGACGGCTTCGAGCTGCTCGTCCCCAGCACACTCGCACCCGCGCTGTGGGACGCCCTGCTCGCCGCCGGAGAGCCGCACGGCCTCGTTCCCGCAGGCCTCGCCGCTCGCGACACGCTCCGCCTCGAGGCCGGGATGCCGCTCTACGGGCACGAGCTCTCCCTCGAGACCCGACCGGCGCAGGCCGGCCTCGGTCGAGTGGTGGTGGCGGACAAGGAGAGCTTCATCGGGAAGGACGCCGTCGACGCGGCCCCGGAAGCTCCCGTCCTCGTCGGACTCGCCGCCGAGGGCAAGCGCGCCGGGCGCGCCGGCTACGCCGTGGTGGATGCCGATGGCACGGTGCTCGGCGAGATCACCAGCGGCGCCCTCAGCCCGACCCTCGGCCACCCGATCGCGATGGCCTACGTCGATCCTTCTTCCGCGGAAGAGGGAACAGCAGTATTCCTTGATGTGCGGGGGACGAAGATCCCCGCGACCGTGACCGCCCTGCCTTTCTACCGGAGGACCAAATGA
- a CDS encoding ATP-binding cassette domain-containing protein: MSTKTDAARGTGTLEARNLTKDFHLRSGFKTTTLHAVKDVSFTLEPGRTVALVGESGSGKSTIARMLMKLETPTSGDILLDGVPSGTHGRTLERYRSDVQMVFQDPFASLNPFHTIVHHLERPIRLHHPELSSAQVRERAVELLERVRLTPGESFAERRPHELSGGQRQRVAIARALAPGARFIVADEPVSMLDVSIRLGVLNLLAELQREENLGVLYITHDLATARHFSDEIMVLYKGDVVERGPADEVILHPQHDYTKTLLGAAPEPENLGRLRDEVRAELGIRS; this comes from the coding sequence ATGAGCACGAAGACGGATGCCGCGCGCGGCACGGGCACGCTGGAGGCGCGGAACCTGACCAAGGACTTCCACCTGCGTTCCGGGTTCAAGACGACGACCCTGCATGCGGTGAAGGATGTGTCGTTCACGCTCGAGCCGGGGCGGACGGTCGCGCTGGTGGGGGAGTCCGGGTCGGGCAAGTCGACGATCGCGCGGATGCTGATGAAGCTGGAGACCCCCACGAGCGGGGACATCCTCCTCGACGGGGTGCCATCGGGGACGCACGGGCGCACGTTGGAGCGATACCGGTCGGATGTGCAGATGGTGTTCCAGGACCCGTTCGCGTCGTTGAACCCGTTCCACACGATCGTGCATCACCTGGAGCGACCGATCCGGCTGCATCACCCCGAGTTGAGCAGTGCTCAGGTGCGGGAGCGGGCCGTCGAGCTGCTGGAGCGGGTGCGGCTGACACCGGGGGAGAGCTTCGCGGAGCGTCGTCCGCACGAGCTTTCGGGTGGGCAGCGGCAGCGTGTCGCGATCGCCCGGGCGCTCGCGCCCGGGGCGCGGTTCATCGTCGCCGACGAGCCGGTGTCGATGCTCGACGTGTCGATCCGCCTCGGCGTGCTGAACCTCCTCGCCGAGCTGCAGCGTGAGGAGAACCTCGGGGTGCTGTACATCACGCACGATCTCGCGACCGCCCGGCACTTCTCCGACGAGATCATGGTCCTCTACAAGGGTGACGTCGTCGAACGCGGACCCGCCGACGAGGTCATCCTCCACCCCCAGCACGACTACACCAAGACGCTCCTCGGCGCGGCCCCCGAGCCCGAGAACCTCGGACGCCTCCGTGACGAGGTCCGCGCCGAACTCGGCATCCGATCCTGA
- a CDS encoding ABC transporter ATP-binding protein has protein sequence MSDAVLTAKNVSIEYEVDPPVKAVRNVSLTLNRGEILGLAGESGCGKTTLAYGMNRLLKPPALMTSGEIVFHDRDGHDIDIVGLDGDGLRAFRWDKISMVFQGAMNSLNPVIDVKAQIFDIFDTHRPGMSKKDKTARAEELLTLVGVDPSRLTSFPHELSGGMRQRMMIAMALALDPQVMIMDEPTTALDVVVQRGIIREIMRLRERLGFAVIFITHDLPMLIEISDRIAVMLQGQIVEQGTAEEIYRTPQHEYTKKLLSSFPSLKGERGDFVRTGVSQEGTR, from the coding sequence ATGAGCGACGCCGTGCTGACAGCGAAGAACGTGTCGATCGAGTACGAGGTCGATCCGCCCGTCAAGGCCGTGCGCAATGTCTCGCTCACCTTGAACCGCGGCGAGATCCTGGGACTCGCGGGGGAGTCCGGCTGCGGGAAGACGACGCTCGCCTACGGGATGAATCGTCTGCTCAAGCCGCCGGCGCTGATGACGAGCGGCGAGATCGTGTTCCACGACCGCGATGGGCACGACATCGACATCGTGGGCCTCGACGGCGACGGTCTGCGGGCGTTCCGGTGGGACAAGATCTCGATGGTGTTCCAGGGGGCGATGAACTCGCTCAACCCGGTGATCGATGTGAAGGCGCAGATCTTCGACATCTTCGACACGCACCGCCCCGGGATGTCGAAGAAGGACAAGACCGCGCGCGCCGAGGAGCTGCTGACCCTGGTCGGGGTGGACCCGTCGCGTCTGACGAGCTTCCCGCACGAGCTCTCCGGCGGCATGCGCCAGCGCATGATGATCGCGATGGCCCTCGCGCTGGACCCGCAGGTGATGATCATGGACGAGCCGACCACCGCACTCGACGTGGTCGTGCAGCGGGGCATCATCCGCGAGATCATGCGGCTGCGTGAACGACTCGGGTTCGCGGTCATCTTCATCACGCACGACCTGCCGATGCTGATCGAGATCAGCGACCGGATCGCGGTGATGCTGCAGGGACAGATCGTGGAGCAGGGGACGGCGGAGGAGATCTACCGGACCCCGCAGCACGAGTACACGAAGAAGCTGTTGTCGAGTTTCCCGTCGCTGAAGGGCGAGCGGGGCGACTTCGTCCGCACGGGCGTGAGCCAGGAGGGGACCCGATGA
- a CDS encoding ABC transporter permease: MSDPQNTAGLLSVEETPTTAPASTIAMATQQDRKRRRILPSTSPKFIVGSILVLATVLFAIIAPIFTQNPRSTANPALQAPSAEHWLGTTKLGNDMFAQLAIGAQGSLLVGLIASVIAIVLSLLFGVLAGYLGGWREDGLALITNVMLVIPALPLVMVIASFVPQRTWQLVAIFLGITSWAGAAYVLRLQTRSLRTRDYVYASKVAGERSLRVILVEIMPNLLPLLTAQFLFALIFAILGEAGLSYLGLGPTDSITWGTILNDAQSGQALGRGAWWWFVPPGLMIAVIGAGLVLINFAIDEVINPKLRNAPDAARRVRKAAKTKGVTA, translated from the coding sequence ATGTCTGATCCGCAGAACACCGCCGGCCTCCTCTCCGTCGAGGAGACGCCCACGACGGCACCCGCCAGCACGATCGCGATGGCGACGCAGCAGGACCGCAAGCGCCGTCGCATCCTTCCCAGCACGTCGCCGAAGTTCATCGTCGGCTCGATCCTGGTGCTCGCGACCGTCCTGTTCGCGATCATCGCGCCGATCTTCACTCAGAACCCGCGCAGCACCGCGAATCCCGCTCTTCAGGCGCCGTCGGCGGAGCACTGGCTCGGCACCACGAAGCTCGGCAACGACATGTTCGCCCAGCTCGCGATCGGCGCTCAGGGCTCGCTGCTCGTCGGACTGATCGCCAGCGTCATCGCCATCGTGCTGTCGCTCCTCTTCGGCGTTCTCGCCGGCTACCTGGGCGGATGGCGCGAGGATGGACTCGCGCTCATCACCAACGTGATGCTCGTGATCCCCGCATTGCCGCTGGTCATGGTGATCGCGTCCTTCGTCCCCCAGCGCACCTGGCAGCTGGTGGCGATCTTCCTCGGCATCACCTCCTGGGCGGGCGCGGCCTACGTGCTGCGTCTGCAGACACGCTCGCTGCGCACCCGCGACTACGTCTACGCCTCGAAGGTCGCCGGAGAGAGGTCGCTGCGTGTGATCCTCGTCGAGATCATGCCGAACCTCCTCCCGCTTCTCACCGCGCAGTTCCTGTTCGCCCTCATCTTCGCGATCCTCGGGGAGGCGGGACTCTCGTATCTGGGACTCGGACCCACGGACTCGATCACCTGGGGGACGATCCTCAATGATGCGCAGTCCGGTCAGGCTCTCGGACGAGGGGCGTGGTGGTGGTTCGTGCCGCCGGGACTGATGATCGCCGTCATCGGCGCAGGCCTCGTCCTCATCAACTTCGCGATCGACGAGGTCATCAACCCGAAGCTCCGCAACGCGCCGGATGCCGCCCGCCGCGTGCGCAAGGCCGCCAAGACCAAGGGGGTCACCGCATGA
- a CDS encoding ABC transporter permease, with protein MKFYARRIGFYAFTLWAAISLNFLLPRLMPGNPADIMIAKMQRAGGEISETTIRNIKLLLGGDDSALWEQYLSYWARMFRGDLGISVTKYPTPVTELIAGAIPWTLVLVGTATVISFILGIALGAWAGWKRGTWVDHLIPATTVLQSIPYFWLALILVAVFSVGLGWFPLFGGYDVFDFPDGPEPTWAFFSDAFSHALLPAITIVISSVGGWMFGMRNMMVATLAEDYVLTAEAKGLRPRRILTTYAARNAAIPSIAGFSITLGFVVSGSIVMEQVFTYPGIGKLMFQAVTNNDYALMQGLFLVITITVLAANFFMDLVYGFIDPRARQNV; from the coding sequence ATGAAGTTCTATGCACGAAGAATCGGGTTCTACGCGTTCACGCTCTGGGCCGCGATCTCTCTCAACTTCCTGCTTCCCCGGCTCATGCCGGGGAACCCCGCCGACATCATGATCGCCAAGATGCAGCGGGCCGGCGGCGAGATCTCCGAGACCACCATCAGGAACATCAAGCTACTGCTGGGCGGCGACGACTCCGCGCTATGGGAGCAGTACCTCTCCTACTGGGCGCGCATGTTCCGCGGCGACCTCGGCATCTCGGTCACGAAGTACCCGACCCCGGTGACCGAGCTCATCGCGGGCGCGATCCCGTGGACCCTCGTCCTGGTGGGTACCGCGACCGTCATCTCCTTCATCCTCGGCATCGCGCTCGGCGCCTGGGCGGGGTGGAAGCGCGGGACCTGGGTCGATCATCTGATCCCGGCCACGACCGTGCTGCAGTCGATCCCGTACTTCTGGTTGGCGCTGATCCTGGTCGCGGTGTTCTCCGTGGGGCTCGGCTGGTTCCCGCTCTTCGGCGGGTACGACGTCTTCGACTTCCCCGACGGGCCGGAGCCGACCTGGGCGTTCTTCTCCGATGCCTTCTCGCATGCTCTCCTTCCGGCGATCACCATCGTCATCTCCTCGGTGGGCGGCTGGATGTTCGGCATGCGCAACATGATGGTCGCGACCCTCGCCGAGGACTACGTCCTCACCGCCGAGGCCAAGGGCCTTCGCCCGCGGCGCATCCTCACCACGTACGCCGCGCGGAATGCGGCGATCCCGTCGATCGCCGGCTTCTCGATCACCCTCGGCTTCGTCGTCTCGGGCTCCATCGTGATGGAGCAGGTGTTCACCTACCCCGGCATCGGCAAGCTGATGTTCCAGGCGGTCACCAACAACGACTACGCGCTGATGCAGGGGCTGTTCCTCGTGATCACCATCACGGTGCTCGCGGCCAACTTCTTCATGGACCTCGTCTATGGCTTCATCGACCCGAGGGCTCGCCAGAATGTCTGA
- a CDS encoding ABC transporter substrate-binding protein has product MIRNGKRKIALTAVAGASVLALGLTACGTGGSGDGGNADGDRALRVWAGSQTPITANYNPFAPTVLHGALGPIYEPLFFFNKTSDSEPVGLIGDSYEYNEDGTVITITIKPDLKWSDGEPLTAADVAFSFNYEANNPEGNGLVSAEATDDTTVVLTYAAAQYTTEFQRLGSTYILPEHIWADVADFANFANEEPVGSGAYVVDKTTSESYTLVANENFRDADKLGVKKVQYIAVDNNQTAQDLLAAGELDWTGMFIPNPDDVTANGKISWVNTPQDPTVLYTCSNADLGCTGPQTDVAVRQALNVAIDRAAIKDKAFVGLTGDISPTYALLPRDEKWVADAANEVSPQEADAAEAAKILEAAGYVKDGDFYAKDGVPLELTLTSVDGWTDYNDAAKLIAEQAAAAGIKITASTVQWQEFSDSRQGGEYQLIVGGMIGTSVADPFQIYRDWVGGTAVQSTSPVGTEVPAGRWNFSRYDNPVVDAAIQSAISTNDEAEKKALYGTIQTEIVRDLPYIPLVINATQTFYNTKDFTGWPTEEEMYAFPPSWGAIAAGYVLTQLQPAK; this is encoded by the coding sequence ATGATCCGTAACGGAAAGCGCAAGATCGCGCTCACCGCCGTCGCAGGGGCATCCGTCCTGGCCCTGGGCCTCACCGCCTGTGGCACCGGCGGCAGCGGCGATGGCGGCAACGCCGATGGCGACCGGGCCCTTCGGGTGTGGGCCGGTAGCCAGACCCCGATCACCGCGAACTACAACCCGTTCGCACCGACCGTGCTCCATGGCGCGCTCGGCCCCATCTACGAGCCGCTGTTCTTCTTCAACAAGACGTCCGACTCCGAGCCCGTGGGCCTGATCGGCGACTCGTACGAGTACAACGAGGACGGCACGGTGATCACCATCACCATCAAGCCCGACCTCAAGTGGAGCGACGGCGAGCCCCTCACGGCTGCGGACGTCGCGTTCTCCTTCAACTACGAGGCGAACAATCCCGAGGGCAACGGACTCGTGTCCGCTGAGGCCACCGACGACACCACCGTGGTGCTCACCTACGCGGCCGCGCAGTACACCACCGAGTTCCAGCGCCTCGGCTCGACGTACATCCTGCCCGAGCACATCTGGGCCGACGTCGCCGACTTCGCGAACTTCGCGAACGAGGAGCCGGTCGGATCCGGCGCCTACGTCGTCGACAAGACCACCAGCGAGTCGTACACGCTCGTCGCGAACGAGAACTTCCGCGACGCCGACAAGCTGGGTGTGAAGAAGGTCCAGTACATCGCGGTCGACAACAACCAGACCGCACAGGATCTGCTCGCGGCCGGCGAGCTCGACTGGACGGGCATGTTCATCCCGAACCCGGACGATGTCACGGCCAACGGCAAGATCAGCTGGGTCAACACCCCGCAGGACCCGACCGTGCTCTACACCTGCTCGAACGCCGACCTCGGCTGCACCGGTCCGCAGACGGATGTCGCCGTGCGCCAGGCGCTCAACGTCGCGATCGATCGCGCGGCGATCAAGGACAAGGCGTTCGTCGGTCTCACCGGCGACATCTCTCCGACCTACGCGCTGCTCCCGCGCGACGAGAAGTGGGTCGCGGATGCCGCCAACGAGGTCAGCCCGCAGGAGGCGGACGCCGCCGAGGCAGCCAAGATCCTCGAGGCCGCCGGCTACGTCAAGGACGGCGACTTCTACGCGAAGGACGGCGTGCCGCTCGAGCTCACTCTGACCTCGGTCGACGGCTGGACCGACTACAACGACGCAGCCAAGCTGATCGCCGAGCAGGCCGCGGCCGCGGGCATCAAGATCACGGCGTCGACCGTGCAGTGGCAGGAGTTCTCGGACTCCCGTCAGGGCGGCGAGTACCAGCTCATCGTCGGCGGCATGATCGGCACCTCGGTGGCCGACCCGTTCCAGATCTACCGCGACTGGGTCGGTGGCACCGCGGTCCAGTCGACCAGCCCCGTCGGCACCGAGGTCCCCGCGGGACGCTGGAACTTCAGCCGCTACGACAACCCCGTCGTCGACGCCGCGATCCAGTCGGCGATCAGCACGAACGACGAGGCCGAGAAGAAGGCGCTGTACGGCACGATCCAGACGGAGATCGTCCGCGACCTGCCCTACATCCCGCTCGTCATCAACGCCACCCAGACCTTCTACAACACGAAGGACTTCACGGGTTGGCCGACGGAGGAGGAGATGTACGCCTTCCCGCCGTCCTGGGGTGCGATCGCGGCAGGCTACGTCCTGACGCAGCTCCAGCCGGCTAAGTAG
- a CDS encoding NUDIX domain-containing protein, whose translation MTQTRGIRVAGSTVILTLRRAENGAAVLSLPLVLRTREPFAHQWALPGGWLTADESPVDAAARTLAETTGLAPSYLEQLYAFGAVDRSPTRVVSIVYWALLRQDDVVAQSAAHIASGRAPENVQWFDVDALPPLAFDHAKIIEYALWRLRNKVGYSRVAHGFLPAEFTLADLREAYEAILGRQLDPANFRRQVEATGNLLPTERFRTGSHRPARLYRYNTDVELADRGPLGSEETSTR comes from the coding sequence ATGACTCAAACCCGCGGCATCCGGGTCGCCGGCTCGACGGTGATCCTCACGCTGCGCCGTGCGGAGAACGGCGCAGCGGTCCTGTCGCTGCCGCTGGTGCTGCGCACGCGCGAACCTTTCGCGCACCAGTGGGCACTGCCGGGCGGCTGGCTCACCGCCGACGAATCGCCCGTCGACGCCGCGGCCCGTACGCTCGCCGAGACCACAGGCCTCGCGCCCAGCTATCTCGAGCAGCTCTACGCCTTCGGCGCCGTCGACCGCTCCCCCACCCGCGTCGTGTCGATCGTGTACTGGGCGCTGCTCCGCCAGGACGATGTGGTGGCGCAGAGCGCGGCTCACATCGCCTCCGGACGCGCCCCGGAGAACGTGCAGTGGTTCGACGTCGACGCCCTGCCTCCGCTCGCGTTCGACCACGCGAAGATCATCGAGTACGCGCTCTGGCGCCTGCGCAACAAGGTCGGCTACAGCCGCGTCGCGCACGGGTTCCTCCCTGCCGAGTTCACGCTCGCCGATCTGCGAGAGGCCTACGAGGCGATCCTCGGCAGGCAGCTCGACCCCGCCAACTTCCGTCGCCAGGTGGAGGCGACGGGCAACCTGCTCCCCACCGAGCGCTTCCGCACCGGGAGCCACCGACCTGCACGTCTGTACCGCTACAACACCGATGTCGAGCTGGCCGACCGCGGCCCGCTCGGTTCCGAAGAAACGAGCACCCGATGA
- the nadA gene encoding quinolinate synthase NadA — protein sequence MSITFVPTPAVPALDPSVDHAIQAIVEGASTDATCATDLAAGPWDFDARPGYGPGSSMGDVIPTGAPRQGELPAAYREADEDALHARIEAAKATLGDRVVILGHFYQREEVVRHADYVGDSFQLATAAKGRTDAEAIVFCGVHFMAETADLLSQPEQAVILPNLAAGCSMADMADIDQVEECWEQLADVLGDLDTADADGRVPVIPVTYMNSSAAIKGFVGRHGGIVCTSSNAETVLEWAFERGQRVLFFPDQHLGRNTAKAMGVPLEQMPMWNPRRPLGGSSAAELIGSRVILWHGFCSVHRRFTVAQIDQARAEHPGVRVIVHPECPMEVVDAADEAGSTDYIRRAIDGATEPTTFAIGTEINLVRRLAAQYPQHEIFCLDPVVCPCSTMYRIHPGYLAWVLEELVAGRTPNRITVSADVADPARVALERMLAAKPPVTVGAR from the coding sequence ATGAGCATCACCTTCGTCCCCACGCCCGCGGTTCCGGCACTCGATCCCTCGGTCGATCACGCGATCCAGGCGATCGTCGAGGGAGCGTCGACCGACGCCACCTGCGCGACCGACCTCGCCGCCGGCCCGTGGGACTTCGACGCCCGGCCCGGCTACGGCCCCGGCTCCTCGATGGGCGACGTCATCCCGACCGGCGCCCCGCGTCAGGGCGAGCTCCCCGCGGCCTACCGCGAGGCCGACGAGGACGCGCTCCACGCGCGCATCGAAGCCGCGAAGGCGACCCTCGGCGATCGCGTCGTCATCCTCGGCCACTTCTACCAGCGCGAGGAGGTGGTTCGGCACGCGGATTACGTGGGCGACTCGTTCCAGCTCGCGACGGCAGCCAAGGGCAGGACGGATGCCGAGGCGATCGTGTTCTGCGGCGTCCACTTCATGGCCGAGACCGCCGATCTGCTCTCGCAGCCCGAACAGGCCGTGATCCTGCCGAACCTGGCGGCGGGATGCTCGATGGCCGACATGGCCGACATCGATCAGGTCGAGGAGTGCTGGGAGCAGCTGGCCGACGTCCTCGGCGACCTGGACACCGCCGACGCCGACGGCCGGGTGCCCGTGATCCCCGTCACGTACATGAACTCCTCCGCAGCGATCAAGGGATTCGTGGGGCGCCACGGCGGCATCGTCTGCACGTCGTCGAACGCCGAGACGGTGCTCGAGTGGGCGTTCGAGCGCGGTCAGCGCGTCCTGTTCTTCCCCGACCAGCACCTCGGCCGCAACACGGCGAAGGCGATGGGCGTGCCTCTCGAGCAGATGCCGATGTGGAATCCGCGTCGGCCGCTGGGCGGCTCCTCTGCAGCCGAGCTCATCGGCTCCCGCGTCATCCTGTGGCACGGCTTCTGCTCCGTGCACCGTCGCTTCACCGTGGCGCAGATCGATCAGGCACGCGCGGAGCACCCCGGCGTGCGGGTGATCGTGCACCCGGAGTGCCCGATGGAGGTCGTCGACGCCGCCGACGAGGCCGGATCCACCGATTACATCCGCCGCGCGATCGATGGCGCCACGGAACCGACCACCTTCGCGATCGGGACCGAGATCAACCTCGTCCGCCGCCTCGCGGCCCAGTACCCTCAGCACGAGATCTTCTGCCTCGACCCGGTGGTGTGCCCGTGCTCCACGATGTACCGCATCCACCCCGGATACCTGGCCTGGGTGCTCGAGGAGCTCGTGGCCGGACGCACGCCCAACCGCATCACCGTGTCGGCCGACGTCGCGGATCCCGCGCGGGTGGCCCTGGAGCGGATGCTGGCGGCGAAGCCGCCCGTGACGGTCGGCGCGCGATGA
- the nadB gene encoding L-aspartate oxidase — protein MNVLVVGSGIAGLTAALHAREAGHAVTIVTKGALGDGSTGYAQGGVAGVYGTGDSAEQHAADTLAAGAGLSEEAAVEALVADGADRIAELITRGVGFDRDADGVLLLGREAAHSHARIVHAGGDATGAAISRALVAAVRRATIDVIEHAFVSDLVVSDRAVCGIRLLVADPSGKVTDSTLTADAVILATGGAGHLYAHTTNPVGTTGDGIAAALRAGAAVDDLEFVQFHPTILATGPAFLISEAVRGEGATLIDDGGRRFVFDTHPDGELAPRDVVSRAIARRAAAQGGPVRLDATMLGATTLATRFPTIDRVTRERGFDWSTEPIPVTPAAHYLMGGVVTDLEGRSTLPGLFAVGEVARTGVHGANRLASNSLLEGAVFGARAAAALGDPWPVSTSLGSQESTDPAPSSVEYRDGSEVRDFSRAALQQLMWDEVGLLRTGEGLRNALDAVRAWRLGAPAPRTVGEHEDANLLLLAEATASAALARAGSVGAHYRLTDAETRSAAPILETV, from the coding sequence ATGAACGTCCTGGTGGTCGGCTCCGGCATCGCCGGGCTCACCGCGGCTCTCCACGCACGGGAAGCCGGGCATGCGGTCACGATCGTCACGAAGGGCGCGCTCGGCGACGGCAGCACCGGCTATGCGCAGGGCGGCGTGGCCGGGGTCTACGGCACCGGCGACTCGGCGGAGCAGCACGCGGCCGACACGCTGGCCGCCGGCGCGGGCCTCTCGGAGGAGGCGGCAGTCGAAGCCCTCGTCGCAGACGGCGCCGACCGGATCGCCGAACTGATCACCCGCGGCGTCGGGTTCGACCGCGATGCGGACGGCGTGCTGCTGCTCGGCCGCGAAGCCGCGCACAGCCACGCCCGCATCGTGCACGCGGGCGGAGACGCCACGGGGGCGGCGATCTCCCGCGCACTCGTCGCCGCGGTGCGTCGCGCGACGATCGACGTGATCGAGCACGCGTTCGTGTCCGACCTCGTCGTGAGCGACCGTGCCGTCTGCGGCATCCGACTGCTCGTCGCCGATCCCTCGGGGAAGGTGACCGATTCCACGCTCACGGCCGACGCCGTGATCCTCGCCACCGGCGGAGCGGGGCATCTCTACGCGCACACGACGAACCCGGTCGGGACCACGGGTGACGGCATCGCCGCCGCCCTGCGTGCCGGTGCCGCGGTCGACGACCTCGAGTTCGTCCAGTTCCACCCGACGATCCTCGCCACCGGCCCCGCCTTCCTGATCTCCGAGGCCGTGCGCGGAGAAGGAGCGACGCTGATCGACGACGGCGGTCGCCGGTTCGTGTTCGACACCCACCCCGACGGCGAGCTGGCACCGCGCGACGTGGTCTCCCGGGCGATCGCCCGTCGGGCCGCGGCGCAGGGCGGCCCGGTGCGCCTGGATGCCACGATGCTCGGCGCCACGACCCTCGCGACGCGCTTCCCGACCATCGACAGGGTGACGCGAGAGCGCGGCTTCGACTGGTCGACCGAGCCCATCCCCGTGACGCCGGCCGCCCACTACCTGATGGGCGGCGTGGTCACCGATCTCGAGGGTCGGAGCACGCTCCCCGGGCTCTTCGCCGTCGGCGAGGTCGCGCGCACCGGTGTGCACGGGGCCAACCGCCTGGCGTCCAACTCCCTGCTCGAAGGTGCCGTCTTCGGCGCGCGGGCGGCGGCGGCGCTCGGTGATCCCTGGCCCGTATCCACCTCCCTCGGGTCGCAGGAATCGACCGATCCGGCGCCCTCATCCGTGGAGTATCGCGACGGAAGCGAGGTCCGGGACTTCTCCCGCGCAGCTCTGCAGCAGCTGATGTGGGACGAGGTCGGACTCCTGCGCACCGGCGAGGGCCTTCGGAACGCCCTCGACGCCGTGCGCGCGTGGCGCCTCGGTGCGCCCGCGCCCCGCACGGTCGGGGAGCACGAGGACGCGAACCTGCTGCTGCTGGCCGAGGCGACGGCATCCGCCGCTCTCGCCCGCGCCGGCTCGGTGGGCGCCCACTACCGGCTCACGGATGCCGAGACCCGCAGCGCCGCACCGATCCTGGAGACCGTCTGA